In Apium graveolens cultivar Ventura chromosome 10, ASM990537v1, whole genome shotgun sequence, the following are encoded in one genomic region:
- the LOC141693828 gene encoding uncharacterized protein LOC141693828, producing the protein MELGKVEDPSASTFSLTEEDHTLANSLRFALNQDPRVTFSGYSIPHPSEARVNIRVQTTGVPASEVLRDSCQDLMLMCQHIRGTFNQAVLDFTNEKSLKDMDIKK; encoded by the exons ATGGAACTGGGAAAAGTGGAGGATCCATCGGCATCAACATTTAGTTtgacggaagaagatcatacccTCGCTAATTCTCTCCGTTTTGCTCTTAACCAaga TCCAAGAGTTACATTTAGTGGGTACAGCATCCCTCATCCATCAGAAGCTCGTGTTAATATTAGAGTCCAGACTACCG GAGTCCCGGCTAGTGAGGTGCTAAGGGACTCGTGCCAGGATCTTATGCTCATGTGCCAGCATATTCGGGGCACCTTTAACCAAGCTGTTCTCGACTTCACCAACGAAAAAAGTCTTAAAGACATGGACATTAAAAAATGA